One Calditrichota bacterium genomic region harbors:
- a CDS encoding CHAT domain-containing protein, whose translation MAVLWASTAVSQEAGLSSYYEKLFSPRLEGLQHLTTHPKNDIFPSLSPRGKWLVFASDRNQNYDIWAKNTQTGDLFQLTTHKSEDTQPVWFPNGKQIVFISKRSDGLGDLYLLSVRLFRGYLLSKKTTQLNDYLGYDGEPAVSPDGKWVAFVSDRQTGRKNIWLLRMKTRKVFQVTTNGGFSPAFSPGGRWLTFTKFSKGRWQIVRIPFSPEEFPVSPEKESVVFSSGNPSGFSAWSDSSHILVVTYPYDTNGDGKKTVSDHGVLVECSSTPPKDGHFDEANLPVFKTSGIWGSYFPVWGKTGKILFSSDFEGNKDIWAMEPFGEIRIPDTPWAISAFAEQKFPLQPVRYFQVLNDSSFQTVWRRARKTYLLQRLFVLRKGLQRAQGSPDFFSQFAFKMGETAEKLGWNNLADTYYSRAIQDGATQTPWALRAQLALWRLGTLHPAAEMVEIDSLLSQTIRDKTSRALLYLEQARLFRKLGKYNQSLERLQSVLNEKAIAVDVIFRAGLMLGEIYTELQNFQLAVKTEAALLRLHPDAFYWNQVVLQKIKWILSQNPEWSDPVQEYQFFIQTYSDIPQLAAWAQYEIGYTYEKQGDFRVAIREFVRTRTHYSTEREAYFRATVGLIAINHFMKDSQALIRVCRETLQKGTLLDSTQVWWVRQNLVRALLNKGEKLLSQNDWQLARSAFQSVLATDSLNVEAHRGIVKCADRGNQLAAVIGHYREKILKSPENDVYLYTLGLAYSYLATRQERLSEEYRLLRLSNRYLENALKRNYRLVYAYLTLGFNYETLAGLERMLKNQKEPLVSRITKGVLAPVFWAVRTLTFQKAPAQHLWYEKAIDLLTVGVSINNEKKNPTLEAQLTLNLANNYYQMGEFGFEKAFHYYRIRMQLDSTFRSVQQEALVYERMGHCAIILENWPEAVKDISKAISLYRQQKNTPKILENTDRLAWAYFMSGEYDLAVENYLDILRTVRTLQNLPEKERTLERLHRNLANAYLYLHDFRSSLKHLQIALNLLDSGKIKDKHSLKGYLRIEFLGYSIPVFNINKLLEQGGSKGVLTVADERALLYTLLKKNYVEQKYLLQAIRVLEEKRRLFHQKKDHLAEAVTENNLGFLYSFYGDYESAWKKFSRSFSICRDRKYWSGAVINLNNIARLTLAFWTKEKLTGETPQTITVDYKRVLALLMTGRSYLENIPYGMAKERVALLYQTGILKTLLYLLPLRTQQDTSSVRTIQRYAAATDVLQIYGRALDWAARLHLMREQIILRKNRADIYLFLGWPDEARADLQAARQLALQTGASNLLWRIDFAMSTLSQPGERPLAPDSTAFRLLEEAVQILETTPDTTGGRQFIGEPRLDQELVYETYLNKEARAGRVKKALEISERREEKWFLDDLSGYRLKLKLESHKIFYGNARYLLLEIARQKNSLRELSARKIPDIKRQSRIKAHLDSLQTEYTQMIRQYLQTEPELVALVQPVTIPVKKIQAILKPRTALIRYDLGLKDSWAWMVTRDTVLQAALPVSKAEVVSRAKKALAMKGVCAEPDSNFHWLSQNLIDPLLKQGQPFSRLIFVPDRSLLEFPFGRLPYKNGCLSDSVSIQYAADLMSFYFQFQKRHIPQKKIAFVSPGKAVFDFSVPSKATLVRDVRRSATELNLRKVVQDADIIHLKVPLLTDRFQPMRMAFGLRYPNVKWRKMSTLISPFPPNNDGRLHMHEVFGLDSRANVLILERDPSQGQTPIPSSDLMTLVHAFTYAGVPSFIFQMHTLPEKARRLFFNEFYKHVFTERPFDAFEMAQKKVRQVFPDPDVWDAYRWFGFEGMSPGEEVQFAKSRLNRMFAMGYRFAQKGYWWDAIRNYEQALRMAKLLKQTAKVVILYQQLVEASANGKYWPRAAHYQELLNRFYENQKDWESLLEGTHAALVFYSHLHNRKKMAFYQKKYEKLLAQLGTHAEQAQAFRQIALLQERNKNYSEALSFLKKALRIYQKLGKPAESAQILLDLSRIHLKYLDAYSQAIAYAEKSLSLVKNEPPAKIHMRIYQYLGLAYEKIGSYQTSLDFQMKAAALSRNLGNLSDQGLEHQFLANIYWKMGDYLHALKEQEKAIEIFQKLKDPRLLKLAYSTKGLIFMSLNEIPKGLSLEMQALALARSLGDSLDEATILKNIGNGYARQANWDSARTAYRQAIKIDSLISAKRGLGYDFRNLGLFFLQEKKNKAALGYMKRALAMSRRIRDRRNEASCLLGLGRIYHQMGRVDSALAYGKEAVRLAQQLEIPEITWQAFEFLGDTWTQRDSLQKGLQAYEKAIDVIEKQRAQIRVESFQTGFLADKMGVYGKVINLLVRQHKPRKSFEFAERAKSRSFIDMLGNRKINFREGADSTALKQGNHIQNTIQRWQNILAQVYQTPEMTPALKDSISRIRATLDRLRARYRDFLDRLRMDNPELASMVSVEPFRVGDIQRSLDDSTALLAYYVLPKKLILWTLRKDTIAVSSVPISSKKLINLVRMFRADLQKKLPIDDQARRLYRILIRPAGNFLKPCSQLILVPHGVLHYLPFGALMDGKGRYVLERFRLANAPSATVLKFCLQKGDHFQKTKGVIRKVLAVGDPDLGNPRYDLPFAEKEAESLKRTFSETTVLLRKRATETRVKRIIGEYDLDLFSTHGEYDPVNPLFSALRLTPDSLNDGRLEAWEIFGLRMNAFLVTMSACETGLGKITRGDEVIGLSRSFIFAGTPAVVASLWKVDDLTTAVIMKRFHRYLHQGLSRAQALKEAQNYVRQYIHPYPYFWAAFYLTGDPR comes from the coding sequence TTGGCTGTTCTCTGGGCTTCAACGGCCGTATCGCAGGAAGCCGGACTTTCTTCCTATTATGAAAAATTGTTTTCTCCGCGCTTGGAGGGGCTGCAGCACCTAACGACCCACCCGAAAAATGATATCTTTCCTTCGCTTTCACCCCGGGGGAAGTGGCTGGTGTTTGCCTCGGACCGCAATCAAAACTATGACATCTGGGCCAAAAACACTCAGACGGGAGACCTGTTTCAACTCACCACTCACAAAAGTGAAGACACTCAGCCGGTCTGGTTTCCAAACGGGAAACAAATTGTTTTTATCTCCAAACGATCGGATGGGTTGGGAGATCTGTATCTTCTTTCTGTGCGCCTCTTTCGGGGTTATCTCCTCTCAAAAAAAACGACGCAATTAAACGACTATCTGGGGTACGATGGCGAGCCGGCCGTCTCTCCCGACGGGAAATGGGTGGCGTTTGTCAGTGACCGGCAAACCGGACGAAAAAATATCTGGCTCCTGAGAATGAAAACCCGCAAGGTCTTTCAGGTAACGACCAACGGCGGATTCTCGCCGGCATTTTCTCCGGGAGGCCGGTGGCTGACCTTTACCAAATTCTCGAAGGGACGCTGGCAAATTGTTAGAATCCCGTTTTCTCCCGAAGAATTTCCTGTCTCTCCCGAAAAGGAATCTGTTGTTTTTTCGTCAGGCAATCCTTCAGGTTTTTCCGCCTGGAGCGATTCATCCCACATTTTAGTCGTAACCTATCCCTACGACACCAACGGGGATGGGAAGAAAACGGTTTCAGATCATGGTGTTCTGGTCGAATGTTCCTCAACCCCGCCAAAAGACGGCCATTTTGACGAAGCCAATCTTCCGGTGTTTAAAACCTCGGGAATCTGGGGATCCTATTTTCCCGTTTGGGGGAAAACCGGGAAGATCCTTTTTTCATCGGACTTTGAGGGAAATAAGGATATCTGGGCCATGGAGCCGTTTGGCGAGATTCGCATTCCGGATACCCCCTGGGCCATTTCAGCGTTTGCCGAGCAGAAATTTCCCCTTCAACCGGTGCGGTATTTTCAGGTTCTGAATGATTCTTCGTTTCAAACGGTCTGGCGGAGAGCCCGAAAGACCTACCTCTTGCAGCGCCTGTTTGTTTTGAGAAAGGGTTTACAGCGTGCCCAGGGCTCCCCGGATTTCTTTTCTCAATTTGCCTTTAAAATGGGAGAGACGGCGGAAAAGCTCGGCTGGAACAACTTAGCCGACACGTATTATTCCCGGGCCATTCAGGATGGGGCAACGCAGACTCCCTGGGCGCTCCGGGCGCAACTGGCGCTCTGGAGGTTGGGTACCCTTCACCCGGCCGCTGAAATGGTTGAAATCGATTCGCTTCTTTCCCAGACAATTCGGGACAAGACGTCCCGGGCGCTGCTGTATCTGGAACAGGCAAGGCTTTTCAGGAAACTGGGAAAATACAATCAGTCGCTGGAAAGGCTTCAATCCGTCCTGAATGAAAAAGCCATTGCCGTGGATGTAATTTTTCGTGCGGGCCTTATGCTGGGGGAAATCTACACGGAACTACAGAATTTTCAATTGGCTGTCAAAACAGAGGCCGCTCTTCTGCGCCTGCACCCCGATGCCTTTTACTGGAATCAGGTGGTTCTTCAAAAAATAAAATGGATCCTGTCTCAAAATCCGGAGTGGTCCGATCCGGTTCAGGAGTATCAGTTTTTTATTCAAACCTATTCGGACATCCCGCAGCTCGCCGCATGGGCTCAATACGAGATCGGGTACACGTACGAGAAGCAGGGAGATTTTCGGGTAGCCATTCGTGAATTCGTGCGTACCCGGACCCACTATTCCACGGAGCGGGAAGCCTATTTCAGGGCGACCGTTGGTTTGATTGCAATAAACCATTTCATGAAGGATTCGCAGGCTCTGATTCGCGTGTGCCGGGAGACGCTTCAAAAGGGCACTCTTTTGGATTCCACACAGGTCTGGTGGGTACGGCAGAATTTGGTTCGTGCCCTGTTGAATAAAGGGGAAAAACTCCTTTCACAAAATGACTGGCAACTGGCACGTTCGGCTTTTCAATCGGTGCTTGCAACCGATTCCCTGAATGTAGAGGCCCACCGGGGGATTGTGAAGTGTGCCGACCGGGGAAATCAATTAGCAGCCGTAATCGGTCACTATCGGGAGAAAATCCTCAAAAGTCCCGAAAATGATGTTTACCTGTACACCCTGGGTCTGGCCTATTCTTATCTGGCAACGCGGCAGGAGCGGCTTTCGGAGGAATATCGTCTTTTGCGGCTTTCAAATCGTTACCTCGAAAACGCCCTCAAGCGTAATTACCGGTTGGTTTACGCGTACCTGACACTGGGATTCAATTATGAAACTCTGGCGGGCCTGGAGCGAATGCTGAAAAATCAAAAGGAACCGTTGGTTTCGCGCATTACAAAGGGTGTTCTGGCTCCGGTCTTCTGGGCCGTTCGGACGCTTACGTTCCAAAAAGCCCCCGCACAACACCTCTGGTATGAAAAAGCCATTGACCTTCTCACCGTAGGTGTGTCCATTAATAACGAGAAAAAAAATCCGACCTTAGAGGCCCAGCTCACCCTGAATTTGGCCAATAATTATTATCAAATGGGTGAATTTGGTTTTGAGAAGGCCTTTCATTACTACCGCATCCGCATGCAATTGGACTCCACATTCCGCTCCGTTCAGCAAGAAGCGCTTGTGTATGAGCGGATGGGGCATTGCGCCATTATCCTCGAAAACTGGCCGGAAGCGGTAAAGGATATTTCGAAAGCGATTTCACTGTATCGGCAGCAGAAAAACACCCCGAAAATTCTGGAAAATACGGATCGTCTGGCCTGGGCCTATTTCATGTCGGGGGAGTACGATCTTGCGGTTGAAAACTATCTGGATATTCTGAGAACGGTGCGAACGCTTCAAAATCTCCCGGAAAAGGAACGAACCCTGGAGAGACTCCATCGGAATTTGGCCAATGCGTATCTGTATTTACACGATTTTCGGAGTTCGCTGAAGCATTTGCAAATCGCATTAAATCTCCTGGATTCGGGGAAGATCAAGGACAAGCATTCGTTAAAAGGATATTTGCGCATCGAGTTTTTGGGTTACTCCATCCCGGTTTTTAATATCAACAAACTTCTTGAACAAGGGGGAAGTAAAGGGGTGTTAACCGTGGCCGATGAGCGGGCCCTTCTCTACACGCTTCTAAAAAAGAATTATGTCGAACAAAAGTATCTCTTACAGGCCATCCGGGTTTTGGAAGAAAAGAGAAGGCTGTTTCACCAGAAGAAAGACCATTTGGCCGAGGCGGTTACCGAAAATAATCTGGGGTTTCTCTACTCCTTTTATGGGGATTATGAAAGTGCCTGGAAAAAATTTAGTCGTTCATTTTCCATTTGCCGGGATAGGAAGTATTGGTCCGGTGCGGTGATTAATCTTAATAATATCGCCCGACTGACCCTTGCTTTTTGGACAAAAGAAAAACTGACCGGAGAAACGCCGCAAACCATTACGGTGGATTACAAGCGGGTTTTGGCCCTTCTGATGACGGGCCGCAGCTATCTGGAAAACATTCCCTATGGAATGGCCAAAGAACGGGTGGCCCTGTTGTACCAGACAGGAATTTTGAAAACACTTTTGTATCTTTTGCCGTTGCGCACGCAGCAGGACACGTCATCGGTACGCACGATTCAGCGTTACGCGGCGGCCACAGACGTTTTGCAAATTTATGGCCGCGCGCTGGACTGGGCGGCACGGCTGCATTTGATGCGCGAACAAATTATTCTTCGGAAAAATCGGGCGGATATTTATCTGTTCTTGGGGTGGCCGGACGAAGCCAGAGCCGATCTGCAGGCCGCCCGGCAGCTGGCTCTTCAAACAGGAGCCTCCAATTTGCTGTGGCGGATCGATTTTGCAATGAGTACCCTGAGTCAGCCGGGGGAAAGGCCCCTGGCACCTGATTCGACCGCCTTCCGCTTGCTTGAAGAAGCCGTTCAGATTCTCGAAACGACACCGGACACAACCGGAGGTCGCCAGTTTATTGGCGAGCCCCGCCTGGATCAGGAACTTGTGTACGAAACCTACTTGAACAAGGAGGCTCGTGCCGGGCGGGTGAAGAAGGCCCTTGAAATCAGTGAGAGGCGTGAAGAAAAGTGGTTTTTGGATGATCTGAGCGGATACAGGCTGAAATTGAAATTGGAATCGCACAAAATATTTTACGGCAATGCCCGCTATTTACTCCTTGAAATAGCCCGGCAGAAAAACAGCCTGCGAGAATTGTCGGCTCGAAAAATCCCCGATATTAAGCGTCAATCCCGCATAAAGGCTCATCTGGACAGTCTTCAGACAGAATACACGCAGATGATCCGGCAGTACCTTCAGACCGAACCCGAATTGGTTGCACTTGTTCAGCCCGTTACCATTCCGGTCAAAAAGATTCAGGCCATTTTAAAACCGCGTACCGCGTTGATCAGGTATGATCTGGGTCTGAAAGACAGCTGGGCCTGGATGGTAACACGCGACACCGTTTTGCAGGCAGCCCTGCCGGTTTCGAAGGCGGAGGTGGTTTCGCGTGCCAAAAAAGCCCTGGCAATGAAAGGAGTCTGCGCGGAACCCGATTCAAATTTTCACTGGCTAAGCCAAAATTTGATTGATCCGCTCCTCAAGCAAGGCCAGCCCTTTTCGCGGCTCATTTTTGTTCCGGACAGAAGCCTGCTGGAATTTCCCTTCGGTCGTTTACCTTACAAAAACGGGTGTCTTTCCGATTCTGTTTCCATTCAGTATGCTGCGGATTTAATGAGTTTCTATTTTCAGTTTCAGAAGAGGCATATCCCCCAGAAAAAAATCGCATTTGTTTCCCCGGGAAAGGCCGTATTTGATTTTTCGGTTCCTTCCAAAGCAACCCTGGTACGGGATGTCCGGCGGTCAGCCACAGAGCTAAATCTCCGAAAGGTGGTGCAGGATGCGGATATCATTCACCTGAAGGTACCACTCCTTACGGATCGGTTTCAGCCCATGCGGATGGCATTTGGATTGCGCTATCCAAATGTGAAATGGCGCAAAATGTCCACACTGATTTCACCTTTTCCTCCAAACAACGACGGCCGGCTTCACATGCACGAGGTTTTCGGATTGGATTCCCGGGCAAATGTGCTGATTCTCGAGAGGGATCCTTCTCAAGGGCAGACTCCAATTCCCTCGTCCGATTTAATGACCCTTGTTCATGCGTTTACTTACGCCGGGGTTCCCTCGTTTATCTTCCAGATGCACACTCTTCCCGAAAAAGCCAGGCGCCTGTTTTTTAATGAATTTTACAAGCACGTGTTTACTGAGCGTCCCTTTGACGCATTCGAAATGGCTCAGAAGAAAGTCAGGCAGGTTTTCCCCGATCCGGATGTGTGGGATGCGTATCGTTGGTTTGGATTTGAAGGCATGTCCCCCGGGGAGGAGGTGCAATTTGCAAAGAGCCGGCTCAACCGGATGTTTGCAATGGGGTACCGTTTTGCACAGAAGGGCTACTGGTGGGATGCCATTCGCAATTATGAGCAGGCCCTCCGGATGGCCAAGCTGCTGAAACAAACGGCGAAGGTGGTTATTCTGTATCAGCAATTGGTAGAGGCAAGTGCCAATGGAAAATACTGGCCGCGCGCCGCCCATTATCAAGAGCTTTTGAATCGGTTTTACGAAAATCAAAAAGACTGGGAATCTCTTCTGGAAGGAACCCATGCGGCGCTGGTTTTTTACAGTCACCTCCACAATCGAAAAAAAATGGCTTTCTACCAAAAGAAATACGAAAAATTGCTGGCCCAGTTGGGGACGCATGCGGAACAGGCACAGGCCTTTCGGCAAATTGCGCTCTTGCAGGAGCGAAATAAGAATTACTCCGAGGCGCTTTCCTTTTTGAAAAAGGCCCTCCGGATCTACCAAAAACTGGGAAAACCGGCTGAAAGCGCACAAATTCTGCTGGATTTGAGTCGGATTCATCTGAAATATCTGGATGCCTACAGTCAGGCCATTGCGTATGCTGAAAAGAGTTTGTCGCTTGTTAAGAATGAACCCCCTGCAAAAATACACATGCGAATTTACCAGTATCTGGGGCTGGCGTACGAGAAAATTGGTTCGTACCAAACATCGCTTGATTTCCAGATGAAAGCGGCGGCGTTGTCTCGAAACCTTGGGAATTTGAGTGATCAGGGACTGGAACACCAATTTTTGGCCAACATTTACTGGAAGATGGGAGATTACCTCCACGCCCTGAAAGAGCAGGAGAAGGCCATCGAGATCTTCCAAAAATTGAAGGACCCCCGGCTCTTGAAACTGGCCTATTCAACCAAAGGCCTTATTTTCATGAGTTTGAATGAAATTCCAAAGGGCCTGTCCCTTGAAATGCAGGCCCTGGCTCTGGCCAGATCCCTTGGGGACAGCCTGGACGAAGCGACTATTCTTAAAAACATTGGCAACGGATATGCCCGGCAGGCCAATTGGGATTCTGCCCGAACAGCCTATCGGCAGGCGATAAAAATTGACAGTCTGATTTCGGCCAAACGGGGACTGGGGTACGATTTTCGAAATCTGGGTCTTTTCTTTTTGCAGGAGAAAAAGAATAAAGCGGCATTGGGGTATATGAAGCGGGCCCTTGCCATGAGCCGGCGCATTCGCGACCGCCGGAATGAGGCGTCCTGTTTATTGGGATTGGGGCGTATCTATCACCAAATGGGCCGGGTGGATTCCGCCCTTGCGTATGGGAAAGAGGCCGTTCGTTTGGCGCAACAATTGGAAATCCCGGAAATCACCTGGCAGGCCTTTGAGTTTTTAGGGGACACCTGGACACAGAGGGATTCATTGCAAAAGGGCTTGCAGGCGTACGAAAAAGCCATTGATGTGATTGAAAAACAACGCGCGCAGATTCGGGTGGAAAGTTTTCAAACCGGCTTTCTGGCGGATAAAATGGGGGTGTACGGGAAGGTCATCAATTTGCTGGTGCGACAGCATAAACCGCGGAAAAGCTTCGAATTTGCAGAGCGGGCAAAATCCAGAAGCTTTATCGACATGCTGGGCAATCGAAAAATAAATTTTCGGGAGGGCGCCGATTCAACAGCTCTAAAACAGGGAAATCACATCCAGAATACCATTCAACGGTGGCAAAACATTCTGGCGCAAGTGTACCAAACACCCGAAATGACGCCCGCTCTGAAAGACAGTATTTCCCGCATCCGCGCCACGCTTGACCGCTTGCGAGCCCGTTACCGGGATTTTTTGGATCGGCTTCGAATGGACAATCCGGAACTGGCGTCGATGGTGTCTGTGGAGCCGTTTCGGGTCGGGGACATTCAACGCTCTCTCGACGACTCAACAGCGCTTTTGGCGTATTACGTTCTTCCCAAAAAACTGATTCTCTGGACGCTTCGGAAAGATACCATCGCCGTGTCGTCTGTACCGATTTCCTCCAAAAAATTGATTAATCTGGTCAGGATGTTTCGGGCGGATTTGCAGAAGAAACTTCCCATTGATGACCAGGCCAGGCGCCTGTACCGTATTCTCATTCGTCCGGCGGGAAATTTTCTGAAACCGTGCTCGCAGCTCATTCTGGTGCCGCACGGTGTGCTTCATTATCTGCCCTTCGGGGCCCTGATGGACGGCAAGGGCCGATATGTGCTGGAGCGGTTCCGTCTGGCAAATGCCCCCAGCGCCACGGTCCTGAAATTCTGCCTGCAAAAGGGGGATCATTTTCAAAAGACAAAAGGCGTTATCCGAAAGGTTCTGGCCGTTGGTGATCCGGATTTGGGTAATCCTCGCTACGACCTGCCGTTTGCCGAAAAAGAGGCGGAAAGCCTGAAACGCACCTTTTCGGAAACAACCGTTCTTTTGCGAAAACGAGCAACGGAAACCCGGGTAAAACGGATTATCGGAGAATATGACCTGGATCTCTTTTCGACCCACGGGGAATATGACCCGGTGAATCCGCTTTTTTCGGCCCTGCGGCTGACGCCCGACTCCTTGAACGACGGCCGTCTGGAAGCGTGGGAAATATTTGGCCTTCGGATGAACGCATTTTTGGTCACAATGAGCGCCTGCGAAACGGGTCTGGGAAAGATAACCCGAGGAGATGAAGTGATCGGGTTATCGCGCAGTTTTATTTTTGCGGGAACACCTGCCGTGGTAGCCTCCCTCTGGAAGGTCGATGATCTGACAACGGCAGTCATTATGAAGCGATTTCATCGGTACCTGCATCAGGGGCTTTCCCGGGCTCAGGCCTTGAAAGAGGCTCAAAACTATGTCCGGCAGTACATCCATCCGTATCCCTATTTCTGGGCGGCGTTTTATCTGACGGGGGATCCGCGGTAG
- a CDS encoding sigma-54-dependent Fis family transcriptional regulator translates to MTDEVSILIADDEEDFRIIFSDIIQKMGYHVETAQNGQEALAVVERHPIDIALVDFKMPGMSGLELLKEIKSRKPQIEVILITGMGTIDSAVEAMKSGAYDYITKPVNFEELENVLRRIIQTQSLIRENQILKEAVRQKYKFQNLIGATPQMQKVFQIIEKISKNRSTVLIQGESGTGKELIARAIHFNGPWADKPFLPVDCSAIPANLVESELFGHEKGSFTGALYSKKGLFRLAEGGTVFLDEIGELPRDVQPKLLRALQEREVKPVGGSRPIPVDVRIIAATNQNLEEAISEGRFREDLFYRLNVVQIDVPPLRERRDDIPLLVQHFIEKYRKKQAKSGIKRISPEALQVLMLYHWPGNVRELENVIERTFALGGTETIQVSDLPDYLIQQIPKDNPPERTVLRSLREIEKEAIDRTLRAVKGDRSRAAEILKIDRTTLYRKIKRYKLS, encoded by the coding sequence ATGACCGATGAAGTTTCAATTCTCATTGCGGATGACGAAGAAGATTTTCGAATCATCTTTTCGGATATTATTCAAAAAATGGGCTACCATGTGGAAACCGCCCAAAATGGGCAGGAAGCCCTTGCCGTAGTGGAACGTCATCCCATTGACATTGCGTTAGTCGATTTTAAAATGCCCGGCATGAGCGGACTGGAGCTATTGAAGGAAATAAAATCACGAAAACCCCAGATTGAGGTGATTTTAATTACCGGAATGGGAACCATTGATTCGGCTGTGGAGGCCATGAAATCGGGGGCGTATGATTATATCACGAAGCCGGTTAATTTTGAAGAGCTGGAGAATGTCCTCCGGCGAATTATTCAGACCCAATCGCTCATTCGAGAAAACCAAATTTTAAAGGAAGCGGTCCGCCAAAAATACAAATTCCAGAATCTGATCGGGGCCACGCCTCAGATGCAGAAGGTTTTTCAGATTATTGAAAAGATCAGCAAAAACCGAAGTACCGTTCTGATTCAGGGAGAAAGCGGAACCGGAAAGGAGCTTATCGCGCGAGCCATTCATTTTAACGGGCCCTGGGCAGATAAGCCGTTCTTGCCGGTGGATTGCAGTGCCATTCCTGCGAATTTGGTGGAAAGTGAGCTGTTCGGGCACGAAAAGGGATCATTTACGGGGGCCCTCTATTCCAAGAAAGGTCTTTTCCGCCTGGCGGAGGGAGGGACCGTTTTTCTGGATGAGATTGGCGAACTGCCGCGGGACGTCCAGCCCAAACTCCTGCGTGCGCTGCAGGAACGGGAGGTGAAACCGGTTGGCGGTTCCAGGCCGATTCCCGTCGATGTCCGAATTATTGCAGCGACCAATCAGAATCTGGAAGAGGCCATTTCCGAAGGCCGCTTTCGGGAAGACCTGTTCTATCGCCTGAATGTGGTCCAAATCGACGTGCCTCCTTTGCGGGAAAGGCGCGATGACATTCCGCTGTTGGTTCAGCACTTCATTGAAAAATACCGAAAAAAGCAGGCTAAATCCGGAATTAAGCGAATCTCCCCGGAAGCCCTTCAGGTACTTATGTTGTATCATTGGCCCGGAAATGTGCGGGAACTGGAAAATGTGATTGAGCGCACATTTGCTCTTGGCGGCACAGAAACCATTCAAGTTTCAGATTTGCCCGATTATTTGATCCAGCAAATTCCGAAAGATAATCCGCCTGAAAGGACTGTTCTGCGTTCTTTAAGAGAAATTGAGAAAGAGGCCATCGATCGCACCCTCCGTGCCGTCAAGGGGGACCGGAGTCGGGCGGCCGAAATCCTGAAAATCGATCGGACAACCCTCTATCGGAAAATAAAGCGCTACAAGTTATCGTGA
- a CDS encoding aminotransferase class I/II-fold pyridoxal phosphate-dependent enzyme, whose protein sequence is MLAKRLKYLKPSGIRKIFDLAQSIENPVNLSIGMTDFNVPEPIRAEAKLWMDRGLNQYVNTQGLPELREQLSQNLQEEGVQFDDVIITSGVTGGYVISIMALVNPGDEVLIPDPRFVMYSFVVELFGGIPRFIDTYPDFKLRPEQIEAMISPKTRVLVLNNPNNPTGVVLSPDEVKAIAEVAKKHNLYVISDEIYNKFLYDDIPYTSIANFYEKAVVLRGYAKSWGMSGWRIGYVAAANELMTYFKMLQHYTYVCAPPFLQKAAMVAENFDGSEIIRDYQEKRDFIYHGLSGFLDVQKPQGAFYIFPKVPQGTATELVEQAVKRKLLMVPGQAFSEKDTHFRISFAASREALEKGIEILYDLVNGH, encoded by the coding sequence ATGTTAGCCAAACGATTAAAGTATTTAAAACCGTCGGGTATCCGAAAAATATTCGATCTGGCCCAATCCATTGAAAATCCCGTAAATCTGAGCATTGGAATGACCGATTTTAATGTGCCGGAACCCATTCGGGCGGAGGCCAAGCTCTGGATGGATCGGGGATTGAATCAATACGTGAACACCCAGGGGTTACCCGAACTACGGGAGCAGCTCAGCCAAAATCTTCAAGAGGAGGGCGTACAGTTTGATGATGTCATCATTACCAGCGGCGTAACCGGCGGATATGTCATCAGCATTATGGCTCTGGTCAATCCCGGAGATGAAGTGCTCATCCCTGACCCCCGGTTTGTTATGTACAGTTTCGTCGTTGAGTTGTTCGGCGGTATTCCCCGATTTATTGACACGTATCCCGATTTTAAGCTGCGCCCGGAACAGATTGAAGCAATGATTTCACCTAAGACCCGGGTGCTGGTCCTCAACAATCCCAACAACCCGACGGGGGTGGTTTTGTCACCGGATGAGGTGAAAGCCATTGCGGAAGTGGCTAAAAAACACAATCTTTATGTGATTTCCGATGAGATTTACAATAAATTTCTGTACGACGATATACCTTACACAAGCATTGCCAATTTTTATGAGAAGGCGGTTGTTCTTCGGGGATATGCCAAAAGCTGGGGAATGAGCGGTTGGCGCATCGGCTATGTGGCAGCAGCGAATGAATTAATGACGTATTTCAAGATGCTTCAGCATTACACGTACGTGTGTGCCCCGCCGTTTTTGCAAAAAGCGGCCATGGTTGCTGAAAATTTTGACGGATCGGAAATTATTCGGGACTATCAGGAGAAGAGGGATTTTATTTACCACGGATTGAGCGGCTTTCTGGACGTGCAAAAGCCGCAGGGAGCGTTTTATATTTTTCCAAAAGTACCCCAAGGAACAGCCACGGAGCTGGTTGAACAAGCCGTTAAACGAAAATTGCTGATGGTGCCGGGACAGGCGTTTTCGGAAAAAGACACCCATTTTCGGATTTCTTTTGCCGCTTCCAGGGAAGCCCTTGAAAAAGGGATTGAAATTTTATATGATTTAGTCAACGGACACTAA